Proteins encoded within one genomic window of Chloroflexota bacterium:
- a CDS encoding SAM-dependent DNA methyltransferase produces MPVLRQAAGGLNFYNHSFYDLRRLTQDAKSIELNFNNYLNSYSQNVREIIENFQLEKIIAKLVKNDLLYMLVEKFTEVDLSPGAVTNHEMGYIFEELL; encoded by the coding sequence GTGCCGGTGCTGCGTCAGGCCGCCGGGGGGTTGAATTTCTACAATCACTCCTTCTACGATCTGCGCCGCCTGACTCAGGATGCCAAGAGCATCGAACTCAATTTCAACAATTATCTCAACAGTTACAGCCAGAATGTGCGCGAAATCATCGAGAATTTCCAGTTGGAGAAGATCATCGCCAAACTGGTCAAGAATGATTTGCTCTATATGCTGGTGGAAAAGTTCACCGAGGTGGATTTAAGTCCGGGGGCCGTGACCAACCACGAGATGGGCTATATCTTCGAGGAGCTGCTGC